The Microbacterium sp. Nx66 genome contains a region encoding:
- a CDS encoding LacI family DNA-binding transcriptional regulator, whose amino-acid sequence MTEERPTPRFGLSRRERILDELRRTGAVRVAELARDFGVAELTIRRDITALADRGLLTRVHGGAVLRSALDTTVARAALPGPQFRIGMVVPSLSYYWPQVVVGARSAGVETGVQLVLRGASYAAQDQRRQIAALLESGTVHGLIVAPETQGADGHALLSWLDTLPVPVVLVERRTPPALALTRMQTVATDHAFGGALAAGHLAALGHRRVGVLTSPQSPTSAGLRQGWSRAVAELGLAVGVDRDAALDRMEGPAQADVVSSVLAEIRDTGTTALLVHSDPQALLLQQHLQDAGWRLPDDLSLIAYDDEVAEHGSPPLTALRPPKQHVGRRAVELLRDRLREGTTRPAERVEVAPALHVRASTAPPR is encoded by the coding sequence GTGACCGAAGAGCGTCCCACCCCGCGTTTCGGCCTCTCCCGCCGCGAGCGCATCCTGGACGAGCTGCGCCGTACCGGCGCCGTGCGCGTCGCCGAGCTCGCCCGTGACTTCGGGGTGGCCGAGCTCACCATCCGTCGCGACATCACCGCGCTGGCGGACCGCGGACTGCTGACCAGGGTGCACGGGGGAGCAGTGCTGCGGAGCGCGCTGGACACGACCGTCGCCCGCGCTGCCCTTCCCGGGCCGCAGTTCCGCATCGGCATGGTGGTGCCGTCGCTGAGCTACTACTGGCCGCAGGTCGTCGTCGGCGCCCGGAGCGCCGGGGTGGAGACCGGGGTGCAGCTCGTGCTCCGCGGAGCCAGTTACGCCGCGCAGGACCAGCGTCGCCAGATCGCGGCGCTCCTGGAATCCGGAACCGTGCACGGCCTCATCGTGGCCCCCGAGACGCAGGGCGCCGACGGACACGCGCTGCTCTCGTGGCTGGACACGCTCCCGGTTCCCGTCGTGCTGGTCGAGCGCCGGACCCCGCCCGCTCTCGCCCTCACCCGGATGCAGACCGTGGCGACGGACCACGCGTTCGGGGGTGCGCTCGCCGCCGGGCACCTCGCCGCACTCGGGCACCGGCGGGTGGGGGTGCTCACGTCGCCGCAGTCGCCGACCTCCGCCGGGCTCCGGCAGGGCTGGTCGCGGGCGGTCGCGGAGCTCGGTCTCGCGGTGGGCGTGGATCGCGATGCGGCGCTGGACCGGATGGAGGGGCCCGCGCAGGCGGACGTCGTGTCCTCGGTGCTCGCCGAGATCCGTGACACGGGCACGACCGCGCTGCTCGTGCACTCGGACCCGCAGGCGCTCCTGCTCCAGCAACATCTGCAGGATGCGGGCTGGCGGCTGCCCGACGACCTCTCCCTGATCGCCTACGACGACGAGGTCGCGGAGCACGGCTCCCCTCCGCTCACCGCGCTGCGGCCGCCCAAGCAGCACGTCGGACGCCGCGCGGTGGAGCTTCTCCGGGATCGGCTGCGCGAGGGGACCACCCGGCCCGCCGAGCGCGTGGAGGTCGCCCCGGCGCTGCACGTGCGGGCGAGCACGGCCCCTCCGCGTTAG
- a CDS encoding hydroxyacid dehydrogenase, with product MAHRPFTIAALSTEAWDLVFDDARRARLRTLVAPGAPLHTPALDAAAAADRVSGIEVLVTGWGAPLLDAALLDRLPRLRAVFHAAGSVRGVVSDAFWERDILLTSAAEANAAPVAEYTLAMILLSGKRALLPLRGDDAQRDLRIGPRVTGRIGNLDRTVGIVGFSRIGRRVVDLLRPFPGLQVLVADPYADAEEVAAAGARLVPLHALLPAVDLLSLHAPALPATRGMIGRAQLAALHDGATVLNTARGALLDHDALLAECASGRLDAILDVTDPEPLPPDHPLLHLPNVAVTPHLAGSLGTEAHRLADAALDELEAWVAGRPPRHPVHRADLAHSA from the coding sequence ATGGCCCACCGACCGTTCACCATCGCCGCCCTCTCCACGGAGGCGTGGGACCTCGTGTTCGACGACGCTCGGCGCGCCCGTCTGCGGACGCTCGTGGCCCCCGGCGCCCCGCTGCACACGCCCGCGCTCGACGCGGCGGCCGCGGCCGACCGCGTGTCAGGGATCGAGGTGCTGGTGACGGGCTGGGGCGCCCCCCTCCTGGACGCGGCCCTGCTCGACCGGCTCCCCCGACTCCGCGCGGTGTTCCATGCGGCGGGGAGCGTGCGCGGCGTCGTGTCCGACGCCTTCTGGGAGCGCGACATCCTGCTCACGTCCGCCGCCGAGGCCAACGCGGCCCCCGTCGCCGAGTACACACTCGCGATGATCCTGCTCTCCGGCAAACGCGCCCTCCTCCCGCTCCGCGGGGACGACGCACAGCGCGACCTGCGCATCGGGCCCCGCGTCACCGGCCGCATCGGCAACCTCGACCGCACGGTGGGCATCGTCGGGTTCTCCCGCATCGGGCGCCGCGTCGTCGACCTGCTGCGGCCCTTCCCCGGACTGCAGGTGCTCGTCGCCGACCCGTACGCGGACGCCGAAGAGGTGGCCGCGGCGGGCGCACGGCTCGTCCCACTCCACGCCCTGCTCCCCGCCGTCGACCTGCTCTCCCTGCACGCACCGGCGCTGCCCGCGACGCGGGGGATGATCGGCCGCGCGCAGCTCGCGGCCCTGCACGACGGCGCCACCGTGCTCAACACCGCGCGCGGTGCCCTCCTCGATCACGACGCGCTGCTCGCGGAGTGCGCCTCCGGTCGCCTCGACGCGATCCTCGACGTCACCGATCCGGAGCCGCTTCCGCCCGACCACCCGCTGCTGCACCTGCCGAACGTCGCGGTCACCCCGCACCTCGCCGGCTCGCTCGGCACCGAGGCGCACCGGCTGGCCGACGCCGCCCTCGACGAGCTCGAGGCGTGGGTGGCCGGCCGTCCGCCTCGACACCCCGTGCACCGCGCCGACCTCGCGCACAGCGCATGA
- a CDS encoding DUF2264 domain-containing protein, translating to MTILALPPEDRALSPHTGWTRAHLMTVADAILDGAARHASRAGAGIRYPGAPGGFGAAVDALEGFSRTFLLAAFRIAGDPRGTEPLAERYARGLAAGVDPAGAERWPRPDEVDQAKVEAAALALGLHLTRDTVWARLDDSARTRTVDYLAAVVGGSYPPNNWAWFRVLVEQFLESVRGPSSDADRAADFALLDGFERDGGWSADGAARSFDHYAGWALSFYPLLWADMVGDEPRHADRIARYRRRLDAFLDDALHLVGADGGPLIQGRSLTYRFATAAAAGVAAFSGISRHDPGLLRRAVSGQVRHFTDRGAPDATGVLPLGWHGAWRPLAQDYSGPGSPYWAAKGLLPLALPAAHPFWTAVEQPLPIDRGPFTRVLIAPGWLATGTADGIVRVVNHGTDHRMPGAHQPDAPLYAKLGYSTATAPVLAGPGVRDPLDGTVAVVRGGRASHRSGFATGALRKVDDAVLGGSSGPVHWHDGFRAEFDVGGGGAAAETTVGPMVDVVSALRGPWEVRLVRVREGAGTDGVIRDGDVLRIGGWALSSPTVVETGPAAVTAALALGGETQSRVIGLLGVDGATAGVRRERDATPLGPETATPWLSAAVRPDVWMAVGVLLGSSPGVPQLDLRAGDAAVSWPDGATTRFRPEEFLPRG from the coding sequence ATGACGATCCTCGCGCTGCCTCCGGAAGACCGGGCGCTCTCCCCGCACACGGGATGGACGCGCGCGCACCTGATGACGGTGGCCGATGCCATCCTCGACGGGGCCGCCCGTCATGCGAGCCGGGCGGGCGCGGGCATCCGGTACCCCGGCGCGCCTGGCGGCTTCGGCGCCGCGGTCGACGCGCTCGAGGGTTTCAGCCGCACGTTCCTGCTGGCCGCGTTCCGCATCGCCGGCGACCCACGCGGCACAGAGCCGTTGGCCGAGCGGTATGCCAGAGGGCTGGCGGCAGGTGTCGATCCGGCCGGTGCCGAACGGTGGCCGCGCCCCGACGAGGTCGACCAGGCGAAAGTCGAGGCCGCGGCGCTCGCCCTGGGTCTGCACCTCACCCGCGACACGGTGTGGGCGCGCCTGGACGACAGCGCCCGGACCCGCACCGTGGACTACCTGGCGGCCGTCGTCGGTGGGAGCTATCCGCCGAACAACTGGGCCTGGTTCCGGGTGCTCGTCGAGCAGTTCCTGGAGAGCGTCCGCGGGCCGTCCTCCGACGCGGACCGCGCAGCCGACTTCGCGCTGCTCGACGGCTTCGAGCGGGACGGCGGATGGAGCGCGGACGGCGCCGCCCGATCGTTCGACCACTACGCCGGCTGGGCGCTGTCGTTCTACCCGCTGCTCTGGGCGGACATGGTCGGCGACGAGCCGCGCCACGCGGATCGCATCGCCCGGTATCGCCGGCGGCTGGACGCGTTCCTCGACGACGCGCTGCACCTCGTCGGCGCCGACGGAGGACCACTCATCCAGGGCCGCAGCCTCACCTACCGTTTCGCGACGGCCGCCGCGGCCGGGGTCGCGGCGTTCTCCGGCATCTCGCGGCACGACCCCGGCCTCCTGCGCCGGGCGGTGAGCGGTCAGGTCCGGCACTTCACCGACCGCGGTGCGCCGGATGCGACCGGAGTGCTGCCACTCGGCTGGCACGGCGCCTGGCGTCCGCTCGCCCAGGACTACTCCGGCCCCGGCTCTCCGTACTGGGCGGCGAAGGGTCTCCTGCCGCTCGCCCTGCCCGCGGCGCATCCGTTCTGGACGGCCGTCGAACAGCCCCTGCCGATCGATCGGGGTCCGTTCACCCGCGTCCTCATCGCCCCGGGGTGGCTCGCGACGGGTACCGCGGACGGCATCGTGCGTGTGGTCAACCACGGCACCGACCACCGGATGCCGGGTGCCCACCAGCCGGATGCGCCGTTGTACGCGAAGCTCGGGTACTCGACCGCGACAGCGCCCGTGCTCGCCGGCCCCGGGGTCCGTGATCCGCTCGACGGCACGGTCGCCGTGGTGCGTGGCGGCCGAGCGAGCCATCGCTCCGGCTTCGCGACCGGAGCGCTGCGGAAGGTCGACGACGCCGTGCTCGGCGGCTCCTCCGGCCCCGTGCACTGGCACGACGGCTTCCGCGCGGAGTTCGATGTCGGCGGAGGCGGCGCGGCCGCCGAGACCACGGTCGGCCCCATGGTCGACGTGGTGTCGGCGCTCCGCGGACCGTGGGAGGTGCGGCTCGTGCGGGTCCGGGAGGGCGCGGGGACGGACGGGGTGATCCGCGACGGCGACGTCCTCCGCATCGGCGGCTGGGCGCTGTCCTCCCCGACGGTCGTCGAGACCGGCCCCGCGGCTGTCACCGCCGCCCTCGCCCTCGGCGGCGAGACGCAGAGCCGGGTCATCGGACTCCTCGGAGTCGACGGTGCGACCGCGGGGGTCCGACGGGAACGGGACGCGACCCCGCTCGGCCCGGAGACCGCCACCCCGTGGCTCTCGGCGGCGGTGCGGCCGGACGTCTGGATGGCCGTCGGCGTGCTTCTCGGGAGTTCCCCCGGCGTGCCGCAGCTCGACCTGCGGGCAGGCGACGCGGCGGTGTCCTGGCCGGACGGTGCCACGACGCGCTTCCGCCCCGAGGAGTTCCTTCCGCGGGGGTGA
- a CDS encoding Gfo/Idh/MocA family protein: MAQAPTREIGIIMNGVSGRMGYRQHLVRSILAIRDDGGIELPDGSRVTVRPILVGRSEAKLAELAAKHGIEDWTTDLDAALADPQWEIYADFLVTKARASAIRKAIAAGKAIYTEKPTAESLDEALELARLARDAGVKTGVVHDKLYLPGLQKLKRLIDSGFFGRILSVRGEFGYWVFEGDWQPAQRPSWNYRTEDGGGIITDMFPHWNYVLENLFGEVKSVYAQAAVHIADRWDEKGEHYTATAEDAAYGIFELDGGAIAEINSSWTVRVNRDELVEFQVDGTHGSAVVGLFGAKIQPRNATPKPVWNPDLEDSHDYDADWQQVPTNDVFQNGFRQQWEEYLTSFALGTDYPFDLLAGARGVQFAEAGLASSAEGRKIVLEPLTLDEA, encoded by the coding sequence ATGGCACAGGCCCCCACCCGCGAGATCGGGATCATCATGAACGGCGTCTCCGGGCGCATGGGATACCGGCAGCACCTGGTGCGGTCGATCCTCGCGATCCGTGACGACGGCGGGATCGAGCTCCCCGACGGCAGCCGCGTGACCGTGCGGCCGATCCTCGTCGGACGCAGCGAGGCCAAGCTGGCCGAACTGGCGGCGAAGCACGGCATCGAGGACTGGACGACCGATCTGGACGCGGCCCTCGCCGACCCGCAGTGGGAGATCTACGCCGACTTCCTCGTCACGAAGGCCCGGGCATCCGCGATCCGGAAGGCCATCGCCGCCGGCAAGGCGATCTACACCGAGAAGCCCACGGCCGAGTCGCTCGACGAGGCTCTGGAGCTCGCCCGCCTCGCCCGCGACGCCGGTGTGAAGACCGGCGTCGTCCACGACAAGCTCTACCTCCCGGGGCTGCAGAAGCTCAAGCGTCTCATCGACTCGGGCTTCTTCGGCCGCATCCTCTCCGTCCGGGGCGAGTTCGGCTACTGGGTGTTCGAGGGCGACTGGCAGCCCGCGCAGCGTCCGAGCTGGAACTACCGCACCGAGGACGGCGGCGGCATCATCACCGACATGTTCCCGCACTGGAACTACGTGCTGGAGAACCTGTTCGGCGAGGTCAAGAGCGTCTACGCGCAGGCCGCGGTGCACATCGCCGACCGCTGGGACGAGAAGGGCGAGCACTACACGGCCACGGCCGAGGACGCCGCGTACGGCATCTTCGAGCTCGACGGCGGGGCGATCGCCGAGATCAACTCCTCGTGGACCGTGCGGGTGAACCGCGACGAGCTCGTGGAGTTCCAGGTCGACGGCACGCACGGCTCCGCGGTCGTCGGACTGTTCGGTGCGAAGATCCAGCCCCGCAACGCCACGCCCAAGCCCGTGTGGAACCCCGACCTGGAGGACAGCCACGACTACGACGCCGACTGGCAGCAGGTGCCGACGAACGACGTGTTCCAGAACGGCTTCCGGCAGCAGTGGGAGGAGTACCTCACCTCGTTCGCCCTCGGGACGGACTACCCGTTCGACCTGCTGGCCGGCGCGCGCGGGGTCCAGTTCGCCGAGGCCGGACTCGCGTCCAGCGCCGAGGGACGCAAGATCGTGCTCGAGCCCCTGACCCTGGACGAGGCATGA